The proteins below are encoded in one region of Bacteroides uniformis:
- a CDS encoding glycoside hydrolase family 20 protein: MKRIKKTLTLVSMAVLLLTACEAPKELGVVPYPQYAQTTSKTVELPSTVTFSTNLAKSDMNDLLAYLPDFAIPMKLVDKNPFVTIEITDATDNPIAAEGYNLTVSKQGVNIQASSAAGAFYGLQTLAQLARNGKKLPVTTIKDEPRFPYRGLHLDVSRHFFNTDYVKKQIDLVATYKINRLHWHLTDGAGWRLEIPGYPRLTEFAAWRKAANLQDWGKYDHHFCEKDEEGAYGGYYTEADVREVLEYARLRHVTVIPEIEMPGHSGEVLAAYPQLSCTGKPYTSGEVCIGNEETFKFFEDVLDEVIRLFPSRYIHIGGDEASRRHWKACPKCQKRMKEEGLKDESELQSYMIARIEKYLNDKGREIIGWDEILDGGLAPNATVMSWRGTEGGIAAARMGHYAIMTPESHCYLDHYQDDPETQPLAFGACVPIGQTYSYDPAPDSLGTDICKYILGVQGNVWAEYLPTYEHAEYMIYPRIIALAEVGWTPVKNKHPESFKRRINNEIRHIKAKGYNPFTLSELVQTSQTVDYAKKRIMLSLTSEKYPIDIRYTTDGSEPTASSKLYKKPFAVKDSILLTARLFDGEKPIGKSLHLRTDYHKGIGKKITYAPGGRYYQHKEVYKGGGDAGLLDGLRGGKSYMDGRWQGFCPNDLDAIIDLGEVTAIHRVMANFMQIRTPQVFLPAKVEVWASVDGKNFTLLGSDICSEEEAGKDVIFRDFGWIGTPTEARYVRFHAIQGKKQFLFTDEIVIQ; this comes from the coding sequence ATGAAACGAATAAAAAAAACTCTAACACTCGTTTCCATGGCCGTCTTACTACTGACGGCATGCGAAGCCCCCAAGGAACTCGGTGTGGTTCCATATCCGCAGTATGCCCAAACAACGTCAAAAACAGTAGAACTGCCATCTACGGTAACCTTCTCGACCAATCTGGCGAAATCCGACATGAATGACCTGCTGGCCTATCTGCCGGACTTTGCCATCCCCATGAAGCTTGTCGACAAGAACCCTTTTGTAACGATAGAAATAACGGACGCAACGGATAATCCAATCGCTGCCGAAGGCTACAACCTGACAGTCAGCAAACAAGGTGTAAACATTCAGGCCTCCTCCGCTGCAGGTGCCTTCTATGGACTGCAAACCCTGGCACAACTTGCCCGTAACGGGAAGAAACTGCCAGTCACGACCATCAAGGACGAACCCAGATTCCCCTATCGTGGGCTGCACCTGGATGTTTCAAGACACTTCTTTAACACGGACTATGTCAAGAAACAAATAGACCTGGTAGCCACCTACAAAATCAACCGCCTGCATTGGCATCTGACCGACGGTGCCGGATGGCGGCTGGAGATTCCGGGCTATCCTCGCCTGACAGAATTCGCAGCCTGGAGAAAAGCCGCCAATCTGCAGGATTGGGGGAAATATGACCACCACTTCTGCGAGAAGGATGAAGAAGGAGCCTATGGAGGCTACTATACGGAAGCGGATGTACGTGAGGTTCTGGAATATGCCCGCTTGAGGCATGTCACCGTTATCCCCGAAATAGAAATGCCGGGACACTCGGGAGAAGTGCTGGCTGCCTATCCGCAATTGTCCTGCACCGGCAAGCCTTATACATCCGGCGAAGTCTGTATCGGTAACGAAGAGACCTTCAAGTTCTTCGAAGACGTGCTGGATGAAGTGATACGGCTGTTTCCTTCCCGGTATATCCATATTGGAGGCGATGAAGCCAGCAGACGCCACTGGAAGGCATGCCCCAAATGCCAGAAGCGCATGAAGGAAGAAGGACTCAAAGATGAAAGTGAGCTGCAAAGCTATATGATAGCCCGCATAGAGAAGTACCTCAACGACAAAGGGCGTGAAATCATCGGCTGGGATGAGATACTGGATGGAGGTCTGGCCCCCAATGCAACCGTCATGTCGTGGCGAGGTACGGAGGGTGGCATTGCCGCCGCCCGCATGGGGCATTATGCCATCATGACACCGGAGAGCCACTGCTATCTGGACCACTACCAGGATGACCCTGAGACACAGCCTCTGGCGTTTGGCGCCTGCGTCCCCATCGGACAGACCTACTCCTACGACCCGGCTCCCGATTCATTAGGAACAGATATCTGCAAATATATATTAGGTGTGCAAGGCAATGTGTGGGCAGAATATCTGCCCACCTACGAGCATGCCGAATACATGATATATCCGCGTATCATCGCCCTGGCAGAAGTAGGCTGGACTCCCGTAAAGAACAAGCATCCGGAAAGTTTCAAGAGACGTATCAACAACGAAATACGCCATATCAAGGCAAAAGGCTACAACCCGTTCACCCTGTCCGAACTAGTGCAGACCAGCCAGACCGTTGACTATGCCAAGAAGAGAATCATGCTCTCCCTCACCTCTGAAAAATATCCGATTGACATCCGCTATACAACAGACGGCTCCGAACCGACCGCATCTTCCAAATTATACAAAAAGCCATTTGCCGTAAAAGATTCGATATTGCTGACAGCCCGTCTTTTCGACGGAGAAAAGCCTATCGGAAAAAGCCTTCACCTGCGCACCGACTACCATAAGGGCATAGGCAAAAAGATAACCTATGCACCGGGCGGCAGATACTATCAGCATAAAGAAGTATACAAAGGCGGCGGTGACGCCGGTCTCCTCGACGGACTTCGCGGCGGCAAAAGCTACATGGACGGACGATGGCAGGGCTTCTGCCCCAATGATTTGGATGCCATTATCGACCTGGGCGAAGTGACCGCCATACATCGGGTCATGGCCAACTTCATGCAAATCCGTACCCCACAAGTATTTCTCCCTGCCAAAGTGGAAGTATGGGCATCTGTTGATGGCAAGAACTTCACCCTGCTGGGCAGTGATATCTGCAGCGAGGAAGAGGCCGGAAAGGACGTGATATTCCGTGATTTCGGCTGGATTGGCACCCCCACTGAGGCACGATATGTACGCTTCCATGCCATACAAGGGAAGAAGCAATTCTTATTTACGGATGAAATCGTCATACAATAA
- a CDS encoding LysE family translocator — protein MIQIETIFDILWKGFIIGVIVSAPLGPVGVLCIQRTLNKGRWYGFVTGIGASLSDIAYALLTGYGMSFVFDYVNKNIFYLQLFGSILLLAFGVYTFRSNPVQSIRPVSINKGSYFHNFITAFAVTLSNPLIIFLFVGLFARFAFVSEGVLVFEAVTGYLAIALGALAWWFGITFFVNKVRTQFNLRGIWMLNRIIGSIVIVVSVVGLVFTLMGESLY, from the coding sequence ATGATTCAGATAGAGACCATATTTGACATATTGTGGAAGGGGTTCATTATCGGCGTCATTGTGTCCGCGCCATTGGGTCCTGTAGGAGTATTGTGTATTCAGCGTACTTTGAATAAAGGACGGTGGTATGGTTTCGTAACGGGGATAGGAGCTTCGCTAAGCGATATTGCATATGCTTTGCTGACGGGCTACGGGATGAGTTTCGTTTTTGATTATGTCAACAAGAACATCTTTTACCTGCAACTTTTCGGAAGCATTCTTCTGTTGGCGTTTGGCGTTTATACGTTCCGCAGCAATCCGGTACAGTCCATCCGTCCGGTATCCATCAACAAGGGTTCCTATTTTCATAACTTCATAACGGCGTTTGCCGTCACGCTTTCCAATCCTCTGATTATATTCCTTTTTGTAGGCCTTTTCGCCCGCTTCGCTTTTGTAAGTGAGGGAGTGCTGGTATTCGAGGCCGTTACCGGATACTTGGCCATCGCATTGGGCGCTTTGGCATGGTGGTTTGGCATTACCTTTTTTGTCAATAAAGTCCGTACACAATTCAACTTGCGTGGCATCTGGATGCTGAACCGTATTATCGGGAGCATTGTCATTGTGGTGTCTGTGGTGGGATTGGTGTTTACGCTGATGGGTGAATCGCTGTATTGA
- a CDS encoding DUF4924 family protein, which yields MKIAQQLKEKNIAEYLIYMWQVEDLLRANGCDIDRIRQNIILRYPEEERPALEEWYGNLADMMRAEGVTEKGHLQINRNVILNLTELHGELLASTKYPFYNAAYFKALPFIVELRQKSGRKEEPEVDTCFEALYGVLLLRLQKKEISQGTAKAMEAISGFVSLLANYYDKEKRGELELMDN from the coding sequence GTGAAGATTGCGCAACAACTGAAAGAAAAGAATATAGCCGAATACCTTATATATATGTGGCAGGTGGAGGATTTGCTCCGTGCCAACGGCTGTGACATAGACCGGATACGCCAGAACATCATTTTGCGCTATCCGGAGGAGGAACGGCCTGCGTTGGAAGAATGGTATGGAAATCTGGCAGATATGATGCGTGCGGAAGGCGTAACGGAAAAAGGACATCTGCAAATCAACCGGAATGTCATTCTGAACCTGACGGAGCTGCATGGCGAATTACTGGCTTCTACGAAATATCCGTTCTATAATGCGGCTTATTTCAAGGCACTGCCTTTTATCGTGGAGCTGCGCCAGAAGAGCGGCCGGAAAGAGGAGCCTGAGGTAGACACTTGTTTCGAGGCGCTTTATGGAGTGCTGCTGTTGCGCTTGCAGAAGAAGGAAATCAGTCAGGGCACGGCAAAGGCTATGGAGGCCATCAGCGGTTTCGTCTCGTTGCTTGCCAACTATTATGACAAGGAGAAGCGGGGAGAATTGGAGTTGATGGATAATTGA
- the rfbD gene encoding dTDP-4-dehydrorhamnose reductase: protein MNILITGANGQLGNEMRVLSKENGQHAYFFTDVQELDICDEQAVHGFVKDNRIDVIVNCAAYTAVDKAEDNQELCDKLNHVAPGYLAAAAEACGAALIQVSTDYVFDGTGHTPYTEEAATCPNSVYGFTKLAGEQAVMKYCSRAMIIRTAWLYSIYGNNFVKTMLRLGRERETLGVVFDQIGTPTYANDLARAIFAAISQGIVPGIYHFSNEGVCSWYDFTLAIHRLAGIKSCKVSPLHTDEFPAKAPRPHYSVLDKTKIKKTFGIDIPHWEASLAVCMKNLEE from the coding sequence ATGAATATTCTGATAACCGGTGCCAACGGTCAACTTGGCAATGAAATGCGAGTGTTGTCGAAAGAAAACGGACAACATGCTTATTTTTTCACTGACGTGCAGGAATTGGACATTTGCGACGAACAAGCTGTGCACGGGTTTGTGAAGGACAACCGGATAGATGTAATCGTGAATTGCGCCGCTTATACGGCTGTAGACAAGGCGGAAGACAATCAGGAGCTTTGCGACAAGCTGAACCATGTCGCTCCGGGCTATCTGGCTGCCGCTGCCGAAGCTTGCGGTGCTGCATTGATACAAGTGTCTACCGACTATGTTTTTGACGGAACCGGACACACCCCCTATACGGAAGAGGCGGCTACTTGTCCCAATTCAGTATATGGTTTTACCAAACTGGCGGGTGAGCAGGCGGTGATGAAGTATTGCAGCCGTGCCATGATCATCCGTACGGCGTGGCTCTATTCCATTTATGGAAATAATTTTGTGAAGACGATGCTCCGTTTGGGACGCGAGCGCGAGACGCTGGGAGTTGTATTCGACCAGATAGGTACGCCGACATACGCCAATGATTTGGCACGCGCCATCTTTGCGGCTATCAGCCAGGGAATCGTGCCCGGCATCTATCACTTCAGCAACGAGGGAGTCTGCTCGTGGTATGATTTTACGTTGGCTATCCATCGTCTGGCAGGTATCAAGAGCTGCAAGGTAAGTCCGCTGCATACGGACGAATTCCCTGCCAAGGCACCGCGTCCGCATTATTCTGTGTTGGACAAGACAAAGATAAAGAAGACATTCGGCATCGATATACCCCATTGGGAGGCGAGCCTTGCCGTCTGCATGAAGAATTTGGAAGAGTGA
- a CDS encoding peptide chain release factor 3: protein MANNNEIERRRTFAIIAHPDAGKTSLTEKLLLFGGQIQVAGAVKSNKIKKTATSDWMDIEKQRGISVTTSVMEFDYHDYKVNILDTPGHQDFAEDTYRTLTAVDSVIIVVDGAKGVETQTRKLMEVCRMRNTPVIIFINKMDREAKDPFDLLDELEEELHIHVRPLTWPIESGVRFKGVYNIYEHNLNLYQPSKQVVTEKVEVDIHTEELDNQIGAQLADKLRGELELIDGVYPEFDKEEYLKGELAPVFFGSALNNFGVQELLDCFVEIAPSPRPVKAEEREVEPEEPKFTGFIFKITANIDPNHRSCIAFCKICSGKFVRNAPYLHVRHGKTMRFSSPTQFMAQRKTTVDEAWAGDIIGLPDNGTFKIGDTLTEGEALHFKGLPSFSPEMFKYIENADPMKQKQLAKGIDQLMDEGVAQLFVNQFNGRKIIGTVGQLQFEVIQYRLENEYSAKCRWEPLSLYKACWIESDDAAELEAFKKRKYQYMAKDREGRDVFLADSGYVLQMAQMDFKHIKFHFTSEF, encoded by the coding sequence ATGGCCAATAACAACGAAATAGAGAGACGGAGAACGTTTGCGATTATTGCGCATCCGGATGCCGGTAAGACATCATTGACCGAGAAGCTGTTGCTTTTTGGTGGACAAATCCAGGTGGCGGGTGCCGTAAAGAGCAATAAGATAAAGAAGACGGCAACGTCGGACTGGATGGATATTGAAAAACAGCGTGGTATTTCCGTTACCACTTCTGTAATGGAGTTCGACTACCATGACTACAAGGTCAACATCCTTGATACTCCGGGTCACCAGGACTTTGCTGAAGATACCTACCGCACGCTGACGGCTGTGGACAGTGTTATCATCGTGGTGGACGGTGCGAAAGGTGTGGAAACGCAGACACGCAAGCTGATGGAGGTCTGCCGTATGCGTAATACGCCGGTGATTATCTTCATCAACAAGATGGACCGTGAAGCCAAAGACCCGTTCGACCTGCTGGACGAGCTGGAGGAGGAACTGCACATCCACGTGCGTCCCTTGACGTGGCCTATCGAGAGCGGTGTCCGTTTCAAGGGTGTCTACAATATCTACGAGCATAACCTCAACCTCTACCAGCCCAGCAAGCAGGTAGTGACGGAGAAGGTGGAAGTGGACATCCATACCGAGGAGCTGGACAACCAGATTGGCGCCCAACTGGCCGACAAGCTGCGCGGAGAATTGGAACTGATAGACGGTGTTTACCCCGAATTCGATAAGGAGGAATACTTGAAAGGAGAGCTTGCTCCCGTATTCTTCGGTTCGGCACTGAATAATTTCGGTGTGCAGGAACTGTTGGATTGCTTTGTGGAGATTGCTCCCAGTCCCCGTCCCGTGAAGGCGGAAGAACGTGAGGTGGAGCCGGAAGAACCTAAATTTACCGGATTCATCTTCAAGATAACCGCCAATATCGACCCGAATCACCGTTCATGTATCGCTTTCTGCAAAATCTGCTCCGGGAAGTTTGTACGCAATGCCCCGTACTTGCATGTACGTCATGGCAAGACGATGCGTTTCTCGTCGCCTACGCAGTTCATGGCGCAGCGCAAGACAACTGTCGATGAGGCTTGGGCGGGAGATATTATCGGCCTGCCGGATAACGGTACGTTCAAGATTGGCGATACGCTGACCGAAGGCGAGGCGCTTCACTTCAAGGGACTTCCGAGTTTCTCTCCGGAGATGTTCAAGTACATTGAGAATGCCGACCCGATGAAGCAGAAACAGCTTGCCAAGGGTATCGACCAGTTGATGGACGAAGGTGTGGCGCAGTTGTTCGTCAACCAGTTCAACGGGCGTAAGATTATCGGTACGGTGGGGCAGTTGCAGTTCGAGGTCATCCAGTATCGTCTGGAGAACGAATACAGTGCGAAGTGCCGTTGGGAGCCGCTCAGTCTGTATAAGGCCTGCTGGATTGAGAGCGATGATGCGGCGGAGTTGGAAGCCTTCAAGAAGCGCAAATACCAGTACATGGCGAAAGACCGCGAGGGTAGGGATGTGTTCCTGGCCGACAGCGGATATGTGTTGCAGATGGCGCAGATGGACTTCAAGCATATCAAGTTCCACTTTACGAGTGAGTTCTAA
- a CDS encoding HU family DNA-binding protein, whose protein sequence is MAFFKRVQKKVNDLWYPQSVTWGKAVTTREVADELSVLSTVTRGDTYAVMENLGRVLSNFMGQGRTVKINGVGTFYYTATSTKRGVPTAAEVSASLINGVRVRFLPEVERNSGRQVITRSMVNTKIVWEEWGKTSTSTGTTPGDNTGGTPGGNDGDQGENPLG, encoded by the coding sequence ATGGCATTTTTTAAAAGAGTTCAGAAAAAAGTAAACGATTTGTGGTATCCTCAATCAGTAACCTGGGGCAAGGCGGTTACTACCCGTGAAGTGGCAGACGAGCTGTCTGTTCTTTCTACCGTGACCCGTGGTGACACGTATGCGGTGATGGAGAACTTGGGACGTGTATTGAGCAATTTCATGGGGCAGGGACGTACTGTGAAGATAAATGGTGTAGGCACCTTCTACTATACTGCCACCTCTACTAAAAGAGGAGTGCCGACGGCTGCGGAGGTAAGCGCTTCGCTGATTAACGGAGTACGTGTCCGTTTTTTGCCCGAAGTGGAGCGTAATAGTGGCCGTCAGGTGATTACCCGCAGCATGGTGAATACGAAGATTGTTTGGGAAGAGTGGGGCAAGACTTCTACCTCCACCGGTACTACTCCCGGCGACAATACCGGTGGAACCCCCGGCGGCAACGACGGCGACCAGGGTGAGAATCCGTTGGGCTGA
- a CDS encoding OadG family protein → MENLNTALLLMVVGMATVFAILLIVINLGKALIALVNKYAPEEVTPAKAAANGPAPVPGNILAAISAAVTVVTQGKGKVAKVEKI, encoded by the coding sequence ATGGAAAACTTGAATACAGCACTTCTGCTGATGGTGGTAGGTATGGCAACAGTCTTCGCTATCCTGCTGATTGTTATTAACTTAGGAAAAGCTCTTATTGCATTGGTGAATAAATATGCGCCCGAAGAGGTGACACCGGCTAAAGCTGCGGCAAATGGTCCCGCACCTGTCCCCGGTAATATTCTGGCAGCTATCAGTGCAGCCGTAACAGTAGTGACACAAGGTAAGGGTAAAGTTGCTAAGGTAGAAAAAATCTGA
- a CDS encoding biotin/lipoyl-containing protein codes for MKKEIKFSLVFRDMWQSAGKYVPRVDQLVKVAPAIIEMGCFARVETNGGGFEQVNLLFGENPNKAVREWTKPFHEAGIQTHMLDRALNGLRMSPVPADVRKLFYKVKKAQGTDITRTFCGLNDTRNIIPSIGYAHDAGMISQCSLCITHSPIHTVEYYTEMALKLIKAGADEICIKDMAGIGRPVSLGKIVANIKAAHPDIPIQYHSHAGPGFNMASILEVCEAGCDYIDVGMEPLSWGTGHADLLSVQAMLKDAGFQVPEVNMEAYMKVRALIQEFMDDFLGLYISPRNRLMNSLLIGPGLPGGMMGSLMADLESNLESINKYKAKRNLPFMKQDELLIKLFNEVAYVWPRVGYPPLVTPFSQYVKNLSMMNVIAMEKGKERWGMIADDIWDMLLGKAGKLPGQLAPEIIEKAEREGRKFFTGNPQDNYPDALDKYRKLMKENKWELGEDDEELFEYAMHPAQYEAYKSGKAKQDFLEDVEKRRAERDKSPLDDAKPKTLTVQVDGQAYRVTVAYGDIDLPASATEKVTAPPVGEGQDVPAPLEGKFFLTKNAQETPLKVGDKVKSGDLLCYIEAMKTYNAIRADFDGTVVAICVNPGDSVSEDDVLMKIG; via the coding sequence ATGAAAAAGGAAATTAAGTTCAGTTTGGTATTCAGGGACATGTGGCAGAGTGCCGGAAAATATGTACCCCGTGTTGACCAACTGGTGAAAGTAGCTCCCGCCATCATTGAGATGGGTTGTTTTGCGCGCGTGGAAACCAATGGCGGAGGTTTTGAACAAGTAAATCTGCTGTTTGGGGAGAATCCGAATAAAGCCGTGCGCGAGTGGACGAAGCCGTTCCATGAAGCCGGTATCCAGACTCACATGTTGGACCGTGCCCTGAATGGCCTCCGCATGAGTCCCGTGCCCGCCGATGTGCGTAAGCTGTTCTATAAGGTAAAGAAAGCGCAGGGTACGGACATCACGCGTACCTTCTGCGGTCTGAACGATACCCGCAATATCATCCCTTCTATTGGCTATGCACACGATGCCGGAATGATTTCCCAATGCTCGCTCTGCATCACCCATTCACCCATCCATACCGTAGAATACTACACGGAGATGGCACTGAAGCTTATCAAGGCAGGTGCCGACGAAATCTGCATCAAGGATATGGCAGGTATCGGACGTCCGGTTTCTTTGGGCAAGATTGTGGCCAATATCAAGGCGGCGCATCCCGATATTCCTATCCAGTATCATAGTCATGCGGGTCCCGGTTTCAATATGGCAAGTATTCTTGAAGTGTGCGAAGCGGGTTGCGACTATATCGACGTAGGCATGGAGCCGCTTTCCTGGGGTACGGGACATGCCGACTTGCTCAGTGTGCAGGCCATGCTGAAGGATGCAGGCTTCCAGGTGCCCGAAGTCAATATGGAGGCATATATGAAGGTACGCGCACTCATCCAGGAGTTTATGGACGACTTCCTTGGCTTGTACATCAGCCCGCGCAACCGCCTGATGAACTCCCTGCTGATTGGTCCCGGACTGCCGGGTGGCATGATGGGCAGTCTGATGGCAGACTTGGAATCCAATCTGGAGTCCATCAACAAATACAAGGCAAAACGCAACCTGCCCTTCATGAAGCAGGATGAACTGCTCATCAAGTTGTTCAACGAAGTGGCATATGTTTGGCCGCGCGTGGGTTATCCCCCGTTGGTGACTCCGTTCAGCCAGTACGTCAAGAACCTTTCCATGATGAACGTCATTGCTATGGAGAAAGGCAAGGAACGCTGGGGTATGATTGCCGATGACATTTGGGATATGCTGTTGGGCAAGGCAGGTAAGCTGCCGGGTCAGCTGGCTCCCGAAATCATAGAGAAGGCCGAACGCGAAGGACGCAAGTTCTTCACCGGCAATCCGCAGGACAACTATCCCGATGCTCTGGACAAGTACCGCAAGCTGATGAAGGAGAACAAGTGGGAACTGGGCGAGGACGACGAAGAGCTCTTCGAATACGCCATGCACCCGGCTCAATACGAGGCTTACAAGAGTGGCAAGGCCAAGCAGGACTTCCTGGAGGATGTGGAGAAACGCCGTGCCGAACGTGACAAGTCTCCGCTGGACGATGCCAAACCCAAGACGCTCACTGTGCAGGTGGACGGTCAGGCTTACCGCGTGACGGTGGCATACGGTGACATCGACCTGCCCGCTTCGGCCACCGAAAAGGTGACAGCTCCCCCCGTAGGCGAAGGTCAGGACGTTCCGGCTCCGCTCGAAGGCAAGTTCTTCTTGACAAAGAATGCGCAGGAAACCCCGTTGAAAGTGGGTGACAAGGTGAAGAGTGGCGACCTCCTCTGCTATATCGAAGCTATGAAGACATACAATGCCATCCGCGCAGACTTTGATGGAACGGTTGTTGCCATCTGTGTCAATCCGGGTGACTCTGTTTCTGAAGATGATGTATTAATGAAGATAGGATAA
- a CDS encoding sodium ion-translocating decarboxylase subunit beta, which produces MEDIFAKLYDMTAFSNIIADPSFLVMYAIAFILLYLGIKKHYEPLLLVPIAFGVLIANFPGGEMGVIQADENGMVMVGGVMKNIWEMPLHEIAHDLGLMNFIYYMLIKTGFLPPVIFMGVGALTDFGPMLRNLRLSIFGAAAQLGIFTVLLCAVMIGFTPQEAGALGIIGGADGPTAIFTTIKLAPHLLGPIAIAAYSYMALVPVIIPMVVKLFCTKKELMINMKEQEKLYPSKTEIKNLRVLKIIFPIAVTTIVALFVPTAVPLIGMLMFGNLIKEIGSDTSRLFDAAANSIMNAATIFLGLSVGATMTSEAFLNWTTIGIVIGGFLAFALSITGGIFFVKLFNLFSKKKINPLIGATGLSAVPMASRVCNEIATKYDPKNHVLNYCMSSNISGVIGSAVAAGVLISFLG; this is translated from the coding sequence ATGGAAGATATATTTGCAAAACTCTATGATATGACGGCCTTCAGCAACATCATTGCTGATCCGTCGTTCCTCGTGATGTATGCCATCGCTTTCATCCTGCTTTATTTAGGTATCAAGAAACACTATGAACCATTGTTGTTGGTACCCATCGCTTTCGGTGTGCTCATTGCCAACTTTCCCGGCGGCGAGATGGGGGTGATTCAGGCAGATGAAAACGGAATGGTCATGGTAGGCGGGGTGATGAAGAATATTTGGGAGATGCCGTTGCACGAGATTGCGCACGACCTCGGACTGATGAACTTCATTTATTATATGCTGATTAAGACCGGCTTTCTGCCGCCTGTTATCTTTATGGGTGTGGGTGCGCTGACAGACTTCGGTCCGATGCTCCGTAACTTGCGTCTCTCCATATTCGGTGCGGCTGCGCAGTTAGGTATTTTCACCGTACTGCTTTGTGCTGTGATGATAGGGTTCACTCCGCAGGAAGCAGGTGCGTTGGGCATTATCGGTGGTGCCGATGGTCCTACGGCTATCTTTACTACCATCAAGCTGGCTCCCCATCTGTTGGGACCGATTGCCATTGCTGCTTATTCTTATATGGCGCTGGTACCGGTCATCATTCCGATGGTGGTGAAGCTGTTCTGTACCAAGAAGGAATTGATGATTAACATGAAGGAGCAGGAGAAGCTGTATCCTTCGAAAACCGAGATTAAGAATCTGCGTGTATTGAAGATTATCTTCCCGATTGCAGTGACTACGATTGTTGCTTTATTTGTGCCCACAGCAGTACCTTTGATTGGTATGTTGATGTTCGGTAACTTGATTAAGGAAATCGGTTCGGATACAAGCCGCTTGTTTGATGCTGCTGCTAATAGTATCATGAATGCAGCTACCATCTTCTTAGGATTGAGCGTTGGCGCCACGATGACCAGTGAGGCATTCCTGAATTGGACGACTATCGGTATTGTGATTGGTGGTTTCCTGGCATTTGCATTGTCCATTACGGGAGGTATTTTCTTTGTGAAGCTGTTCAACCTATTCAGCAAGAAGAAGATCAATCCGCTGATTGGTGCTACCGGCCTGAGTGCCGTACCCATGGCAAGCCGTGTCTGCAATGAAATAGCAACGAAGTATGACCCGAAAAACCATGTGCTGAATTACTGTATGTCCAGTAATATCTCCGGTGTAATCGGTTCGGCTGTTGCGGCGGGTGTGCTGATTTCATTCCTGGGATAA